TGTCATGAGAAACTGGGGGCTTTACTTATACATTCTGTATTAAGTTGCATGATCCAGTTATTCCCTTTTGAATGATGCCCATCAGCATCTCTTAGTTCCTTATATACTGGATTATACTTATCTGTGTAATTTCTGTCCAGATCAGGTCTTAGCTTATGGAGAATAATTTTATAATAATCCATGTAATTTATCCATTGCCAAACATAACACATACTTAGTAACACAGTATTCTCAACAGAAAAAGAcagaatggtccatccagtctacccaacaAGTttcttaagggtagtgactgccgctccgtccaggttaccccatgccttctgttcagggCAGTAACTacttctccgtgcaggttacccccatgccttctgttaaggaaagtgactgccactccatgtaggtcacccccatgccttctgttaagagcagtaactgcttCTTCGTGCAGGCTAGTGACTgcttctccgtgcaggttacccccatgtgtctgttaaaggtagtgacagccgctccgtgcaggttacccccatgtgtctgttaaaggtagtaactgccgctctgtgcaggttacccccatgtgtctgttaaaggtagtgacagccgctccgtgcaggttacccccatgtttctgttaaaggtagtaactgcccctccgtgcaggttacccccatgtgtctgttaaaggtagtgacagccgctccgtgcaggttacccccatgtgtctgttaaggtagtaactgccctccgtgcaggttacccccatgtgtctgttaaaggTAGagactgccactccgtgcaggttacccccatgtgtctgttaaaggtagtgacagccgctccgtgcaggttacccccatgtttctgttaaaggtagtaactgcccctccgtgcaggttacccccatgtgtctgttaaaggTAGagactgccactccgtgcaggttacccccatgtgtctgttaaaggtagtgacagccgctccgtgcaggttacccccatgtgtctgttaaaggtagtaactgcccctccgtgcaggttacccccatgtgtctgttaaaggTAGagactgccactccgtgcaggttacccccatgtgtctgttaaaggtagtgacagccgctccgtgcaggttacccccatgtttctgttaaaggtagtaactgccctccgtgcaggttacccccatgtgtctgttaaaggTAGagactgccactccgtgcaggttacccccatgtgtctgttaaaggtagtgacagccgctccgtgcaggttacccccatgtttctgttaaaggtagtgactgccgctccgtgcaggttaccccatgtgtccTTTTCTTCACATTAATCtacaagcctttagggatccacagtttttcttctatgcccttttgaatttatttactgtGTTTGACCTTGCCACCTctttcagaagggcattccaggcatccaccaccctctccatgaaaaaacaTTTCCTGGTGGTTCTTCCCCTTTGGAgcttcatttcgtgacccccaatTCTTCTGTTTCCTTTGCAACATAGGTTCATGTTGAATATTATGCAAAATGCCGTGCCATCCCCTTGCCCCTGCTTTTGACACCGGCTGGCTCTCTTTTAGGCTCTGCTGTCTTACTTCCAGTGGCCCAGGATGGTTCCATGCGCCCCGGGTTCACTGGTGGAGCCCTCATGTActgctctctctttcctgtctctcTGCAGTGGGGAACGTGCTGACTGAGTCAGAGATGGCTCAGACGCAGACCCCGACCGGAGAGTACATGTTTGCGTTTGACCAGGACGAGATATTTCATGTGGATCTGCAGAAGAAGGAAGCCATCTGGAGACTCCCAGAGTTTGGGGAATTTGCTTCCTTTGAGGCAGCTGGAGCACTGGGGATCATGGCTGTGATGAAAACTAATCTGGGCATTTCCATGAAGAGGTCCAACAATACCGCAGCCAAGAATGGTAAGAGTCCCTTTCGCCTCATAACGGGGCATGAGAAGGAGAGGTTGGTTTGGGAGTCGTACGTGGAAGAGTTGTGTCTTGTTACAAGAGGTGTGTGTTGTCTGAAACAGTAGGAACGTTGTGCCATGAAggtgtatttgtgtgtatatatatatatatatatatatatatatatatatatatataatataaatttattttttttttatttttacacagTGTGAAAGGAGATGTTTAGTGAGGCAGTGAATGTCAGGAGTGGGTGTGAGAAGGAATATAAGAAATGAGGTGGCCAGCCGGCTCCCGagtttcaggacaggctgatccggtcctggttttacccccattgcatgctgggacttattctgatttccctactgcattccctaagaaaagcaaggctGTGTAAGTCCCCTGCTTGCAGGGGGGAGTAAAAGCAGGACcggattaacctgtcctgaaaatctggagctagttggcaaccctagtaagAAACTATACAGAAAGAGAGACGGAGAGAATATGAGTGTAGAGCTTGTTTATGtcctgtggaggggggggggggaggcgataGGAGACTGTAGGGTGTGGAGAGCTGGAGCAGGATTCTGAGAATGAGCGGGAGGAAGGGTGCATAGGGTGTGTGTGTTTAGGAGTGGAggagttttgggggggggcccgTACATGTATGTAAGGGGGTAGGAGGATTATGGAGGGTGGGGAGTAGTGGGAGTTTCCAGACTGCGTGCAGGAAGAGGCAGGTGGGTGGATCTGTGTATAGGGGGCAGGAGAGCTCTGCaggtcgtgtgtgtgtgtaagagggaggatTGTGAATGGTGAATGGGCGTGCATGCATGTGCCCTGTGTATGACGCGGGGGAGGATTTGAGGAGACttgtggaatgtgtgtgtgtatgccaggAGAGAAGGGGAGCAGGAACTTGAAGGGGGGGTTACTGTAACTTCCTATATACAGATCTTCCACACAATATGATCAgctttttgcaaattattctcATTCTTACTCGTAGTGGCATTTGTGAGCATTTGCAAACAGTCCATTGGCTTCCGGTCCACTGGCGTACacaatatattattatttttattgacaCTTTTTTCATTTTGCAAACTGAAAAAAGACACCCAAGTtataaatgcaaaaatattcAGTGTAATACAACAGCATATATCATTGCCAGTTTAAGTAATAATGGGTAAATCATGCTCTTCAGTCTACAGGGTTGTGGCTTAATCTTAAGCGTAAAAAGCTCTCTTCAAAGAATAGAGGAGTAAATAGATTTGCATGTGACACTTTATGCCCTAACAGCAACTTTCAGAATTGCCAAGAATACATTGCCAGGCCCTCTAACCCCCGTTCTCCCGCTCCAGCGCCTGGCTCCTGCTGCTCTCGAGGCTGGTGGCCGCTGTCTCCGACCCCGGGCCGCTCCTCGTGCTACCTGCTCCGCAgcggggagacgccgccatctcatgtcgtgcccctccctaggcgcacgcgtgcgCGCGCATCTGCtgtccttttaaaggggccgcggcaggaacttcacccatggccccggatgatgacatcactgagtcccggtatataaggccgggcccagtcaccgtttccttgccttggcaacaggtctccacgctggtcgtgtcctgcagcacctcctgctattccagtactgagaccctcacacacagctctgccaatgcacctcactcctgccctgcagcacctcctgctattccagtactgagaccctcacacacagctctgccaatgcacctccctcctgccctgcagcaccccctgctattccagtactgagacccccacacacagctctgccaatgcacctcactcctgccctgcagcaccccctgctattccagtactgagaccctcacacacagctctgccaatgcacctcactcctgccctgcagcatctcctgctattccagtactgagaccctcacacacagctctggcaatgcacctcactcctgccctgcagcaccccctgctattccagtactgaaaccctcacacacagctctgccaatgcacctcactcctgccctgcagcaccccctgctattccagtactg
The DNA window shown above is from Rhinatrema bivittatum chromosome 19, aRhiBiv1.1, whole genome shotgun sequence and carries:
- the LOC115080511 gene encoding mamu class II histocompatibility antigen, DR alpha chain-like encodes the protein MPCHPLAPAFDTGWLSFRLCCLTSSGPGWFHAPRVHWWSPHVLLSLSCLSAVGNVLTESEMAQTQTPTGEYMFAFDQDEIFHVDLQKKEAIWRLPEFGEFASFEAAGALGIMAVMKTNLGISMKRSNNTAAKNGKSPFRLITGHEKERLVWESYVEELCLVTRGVCCLKQ